In the genome of Oncorhynchus clarkii lewisi isolate Uvic-CL-2024 unplaced genomic scaffold, UVic_Ocla_1.0 unplaced_contig_417_pilon_pilon, whole genome shotgun sequence, one region contains:
- the LOC139396402 gene encoding zinc finger protein ZFP2-like encodes EKRYSCDHCGKSFVYACHLTQHQRTHTGEKPYSCDQCGKRFATSGHLTLHQRTHTGEKPYSCGQCGRRFATSGHLTLHQRTHTGEKPYSCGQCGRSFSRSGDLTVHKRIHTGEKPYSCDQCGKSFTSSGNLTRHQRTHTGENSYSCDQCGKSFVYACHLTIHQRTHPGEKPYSCDQCGKSFVYACHLTIHQRTHTGEKSYSCDQCGKSFVSSSHLTIHQRTHTGEKSYSCGQCGRSFSRSGDLTVHMRIHTGEKPYSCDQCGKRFAASGYLTLHHRTHTGEKPYSCGQCGRSFSRSGDLTVHKRTHTGEKSYSCDQCGKSFTSSGNLTRHQRIHTGEKPYSCGQCGKSFVQSGHLTQHQRTHRIEIS; translated from the exons agagaaacgttatagctgtgatcattgtgggaagagttttgtttatGCTTGCcatctgactcaacaccagagaacacacacaggagagaaaccttatagctgtgatcaatgtgggaagagatttgctacatctggccacctgactctacaccagagaacacacacaggagagaaaccttatagctgtggtcaatgtgggaggagatttgctacatctggccacctgactctacaccagagaacacacactggagagaaaccttatagctgtggtcaatgtgggaggagttttagtcgatctggagatctgacagtgcacaagagaatacacacaggagagaaaccttatagctgtgatcaatgtgggaagagttttacttcaTCTGGCAATCTGACtcgacaccagagaacacacacaggagagaactcttatagctgtgatcaatgtgggaagagttttgtttatGCTTGCCAtctgactatacaccagagaacacacccaggagagaaaccttatagctgtgatcaatgtgggaagagttttgtttatGCTTGCCAtctgactatacaccagagaacacacacaggagagaaatcttatagctgtgatcaatgtgggaagagttttgtttcaTCTAGCCAtctgactatacaccagagaacacacacaggagagaaatcttatagctgtggtcaatgtgggaggagttttagtcgatctggagatctgacagtgcacatgagaatacacacaggagagaaaccttatagctgtgatcaatgtgggaagagatttgctgcATCTGGCTACCTGACTCTacaccacagaacacacacaggagagaaaccttatagctgtggtcaatgtgggaggagttttagtcgctctggagatctgacagtgcacaagagaacacacacaggagagaaatcttatagctgtgatcaatgtgggaagagttttacttcaTCTGGCAATCTGACtcgacacca gagaatacacacaggagagaaaccttatagctgtggtcaatgtgggaagagttttgttcaatctggccatctgactcaacaccagagaacacacaggattgaaatctcatag